ACCAGTCTCTCCATTCCTTTGTAATATACAGATGGTGTTTATAGAGGGGAGAAGCTGATCAACCTGAAACAGATTGCAGACGAGGCTCTGAAGAAGTGCAGGGAAAAGTAGGTCCTGCTGAAAGGCCAACAAGTTGTTCGGTTCTCAGCAACCGCCCATATTTACACTAGCTGCTGGTAATGGACTCAACTGCTGATATATGACTCactagacacacagacacaacacacacacacacacacacacacacacacaaacatacacacacacacacgtgcgcacacacacacacacacacacacacacacaaacatacacacacacacacgcgtgcacacacacacacacacacacacacacacacacacacacacacacacacacacattctgataCACCACACAGAGCAAAGCCCTATCAGCTGATATCAAGGACGTTGAAGAAACACACTGCCCGGTTTCCATATTTCTGGGTTGCCAGGCAACATGGGAATCTCAGATTATTCAGGAAAGCCCGAACTGCTTGTCTCCCATAGCAACATGAGCCGGGGCGGTATGTGTTATAGCAGGGGtatcatttgaaaataaagcaTATCGTGATGTTGTCCATTATACCAAAGCTTCGTGGCAAAACAAAAGTAGAATCAAAATCTTTCAATCAAAATCTCACACTTTCCATATAACACAGAGCTTTCCTGAaactatttaactatttaacATAATATTCATATTACTTTTCTCCATTTCCCATTTCTGACACTACTTCTGTCTCTCTTAAGAGGGATCCCTCCTCTATTGCACTTCCCAAGGGTTTTAACTTATTGTTCCCATATCAAGGGTCAAAGATGTCTTTTGTTCCtattgtaaagccctcggagaaaaatatttatatacgGAAATTGACAAGTATAGTTGAAAAATAAGgagaataaaatgaaagaaaaaaaacaacactcatTGATTGGAATTTCTACATGTGAAAACTCACAAAACctattttttaattcatttattattccCGCAGAGCGTCATCGAGTGTCACTAAATGCCTCGTCATCAAGCACCATGCATTCAGGACAAAAAGCGGAGCTGCATGCAACAAACTACAGGTAGATATATAATAACCCAAATGATGAAAATAACATCTTATAATTTATTACATGTCAGTTTATAATTGACATGGTCTGGTATCGCCTGTCTTTCACCAATTATTAAAGTAGATAGGATGAGTGATTTTATATCTGGCATGCGTTCCTTGCTGTGATGCATTCAGACCTCCTGGGACCCAGACTGTGATGTGTGGTGGGATGAGGTGATGAGAGACTCTCCTGAAGAGTGTGAGCCCGAGTGGCTGGATACTGAGGATCCGCTGTTCATCCTCTACACCAGCGGCTCCACCGGCAAACCCAAGGTCAGATGAACGATGTGCAATGAAATCAGTTTTATGTTCTAGAAACAAGACAGAAAACAATGTtctgcatttacattttcagttaAACCACATCTTTGAAATCGCAGCATCTTATTTTCTACTCTGATAAGGAACTAATGGTGTTAACTGTGCTGTCTTTGACATAATATGTAGTCACTGCCGGAAAATAGCGAGAATTAATGTTTTTTCCAGGGGCATAAATGTGTGCGTCCCTAAGTTAAAAGAACCACAATTGCTTTAGTATTTTGTGTGTAGatgttattattacatataaCACAGGAGTCAGAGCATCAGATAATAGGAAAttatccctctccctctcacacacacacccacgcacacacacacacacactgacgacCGATTACCTCCCCCATTTATGTTTCCGTGCGTACTGTACAGGGTGTTCTCCACACTGTTGGCGGGTATCTACTCTATACGTCGTTGACCTTCAAGTACGTTTTCGACCATCACCATGACGACGTGTACTGGTGCACTGCCGACATTGGCTGGATCACCGGCCACTCCTATATCACCTACGGCCCCCTCGCAAACGGAGCCACAAGCGTCCTAGTGAGTCTGAAAGAcacttttatcattttaaaaatccCCCACAGTGCCAGTAGAAGACAGAGATCTTTTTTTGAgatgcatgtttgttttctccagTTTGAAGGtatcccagttcaccctcacatCGGCCGGTTCTGGGAGATCATTGAGAAGTACAAAGTAACCAAGTTCTACACAGCTCCAACAGCCATCCGCCTGCTGATGAAATACGGACGGGAACCGCTGCAGAAGTAAGAGCCTGCATCCTCCCACTGCCACAGCAGCTCAGAAAAACCTAGATTTCCGGAGGCTAACACAGTAGTTTGACTTTCAAAACACAGCTCGATGTAATCTGTGCTTCGAGTGTATTTCTATATCAGTTCTCACATGGAGATGCACATCTTTCAGACCTCCCTCTTCGGTTCTCACTTCTAATGTAAGCAAACcaaagctaaaaaaagaaaacaagtgtatTTCCCTCAATATCAAATTATTGCTTTAATTCAAAACATCAACACTAAACATGTGTTTACCGGTGAAGTTGATAACACATATCAGGTGACAGGATAAAAGTGCATCATTTGGCACTTATGTCTTGGAAATAGCCAATCACTAATTTGAAGTAGTAGATATGGCAGAAAGTGGAACTCGTGAACTATATTTAACATTACAGATTAAAACGTAACGTTTTACAATCAGTTGGTCTCATTAAGATCAAGATCTCTATGTTAATAAAGTTAATAGACTACTAGTCCCAGAACGGTGCATCAGTCCAACATCATGATGAAATATATCAGATATCTGAGGGAAGTTTTCTCACCTGCCTCCTCCAGGTATGACCTCTCCAGCCTGAGGATTCTGGGTACTGTTGGTGAGCCGATCAACCCGGAGGCGTGGGAGTGGTACCACGATGCCGTCGGTCAGGGCAGATGTCCCGTGGTCGACACTTACTGGCAGACAGAGACCGTAAGTGCTCAGCTGGCATTCAGTTATATATCAAAATCATGTTCTGAGGCTTAGAAAACATTTCAGTTCATATGTATATGATAATACATGTGGTAAACTCTGACTGATTATATTCTGACGAAGTTTTATGGGGAAAACCCCTCCAAATGTACACCTGTAATAGTCTTGCACTGTCCAACACATCACAGATGca
This Cyclopterus lumpus isolate fCycLum1 chromosome 17, fCycLum1.pri, whole genome shotgun sequence DNA region includes the following protein-coding sequences:
- the acss2l gene encoding acyl-CoA synthetase short chain family member 2 like yields the protein MPRAASLVTADGVYRGEKLINLKQIADEALKKCREKASSSVTKCLVIKHHAFRTKSGAACNKLQTSWDPDCDVWWDEVMRDSPEECEPEWLDTEDPLFILYTSGSTGKPKGVLHTVGGYLLYTSLTFKYVFDHHHDDVYWCTADIGWITGHSYITYGPLANGATSVLFEGIPVHPHIGRFWEIIEKYKVTKFYTAPTAIRLLMKYGREPLQKYDLSSLRILGTVGEPINPEAWEWYHDAVGQGRCPVVDTYWQTETGGHVLTPLPAAMPLKPGSATFPFFGVEPTILNEHGEELEGEGEGYLVFRRPWPGIMRTVYRNHERFEKTYFKKFPGFYVTGDGCRRDKDGYYWITGRIDDMLNVSGHLMSTAEVEAALTEHPALAEAAVVSRPHKVKGECLYCFVTLKDSREFNHKLVEELKRLVREKIGPIATPDFIQNAPVLPKTRSGKIMRRILRQIARNEKDLGDLSTLADPKVVEELFSKRCEAAA